The following coding sequences are from one Methanobacterium petrolearium window:
- a CDS encoding GTP-binding protein encodes MEIKKILMLGNSGAGKKTALKHMCNNLKKTASASYGKTIINNKKLQIFSPSRADRFEFMGDVLSKNMDGAIIFIDNTHGITNTCTEMINFVEEKNVPYVIFANKQDLTNEPLKNHPNVPILPTEAISGKGLLHGLNTLLEIMESYNKKRKIEVIYC; translated from the coding sequence ATGGAAATTAAAAAAATTTTGATGCTGGGAAACTCCGGTGCTGGTAAAAAAACTGCCCTTAAACATATGTGTAATAATTTGAAAAAAACTGCTTCTGCAAGTTATGGAAAGACCATCATAAATAATAAAAAACTCCAAATATTCAGCCCCTCTAGAGCAGACAGATTTGAGTTTATGGGAGACGTTTTATCCAAAAACATGGATGGAGCTATCATATTTATTGACAACACCCATGGAATTACTAACACCTGCACCGAAATGATAAATTTTGTTGAAGAAAAAAACGTACCTTACGTAATATTTGCCAATAAACAGGATTTAACTAATGAACCATTAAAAAATCACCCCAATGTTCCCATACTCCCAACTGAGGCAATCTCAGGTAAAGGACTTTTACATGGTCTTAACACATTACTCGAAATTATGGAATCTTATAACAAAAAAAGAAAGATTGAAGTTATCTACTGTTGA
- a CDS encoding class I SAM-dependent methyltransferase, giving the protein MNKIKNQEKCWDELAEVKEFPTPFQMEEFEKHTSHRMKILDVGCGYGRILNELYNNGFKNLTGVDFSEKMIKRGSKLYPYLNLVKNDGEKLPFPDDEFDAVTLVGVLTSNFQTGEQENLIREITRVLTTRGVLYVSDFLLNDDQRNLERYHKYEDKYGVYGVFELPEGLILRHHTMKHISKLTEEYEELIFEKTIFKTMNGNISNGFYYVGRKK; this is encoded by the coding sequence ATGAACAAAATAAAAAACCAGGAAAAGTGCTGGGATGAATTAGCAGAAGTAAAAGAGTTTCCCACACCATTCCAAATGGAAGAATTTGAAAAACACACCTCTCACCGAATGAAAATACTGGATGTGGGTTGTGGTTACGGCAGAATATTAAATGAACTTTATAATAATGGTTTTAAGAATTTAACTGGTGTTGACTTCTCTGAAAAAATGATAAAAAGAGGATCAAAGTTATATCCTTATTTAAATCTTGTTAAGAATGATGGAGAAAAATTACCATTTCCTGATGATGAATTTGATGCTGTTACCCTTGTTGGAGTTCTCACCAGTAATTTTCAGACTGGAGAACAGGAAAACTTGATAAGAGAGATAACACGAGTACTCACAACTAGAGGTGTTTTGTATGTCAGTGATTTTCTTTTAAACGATGATCAGAGAAATCTCGAACGTTATCATAAATATGAAGATAAATATGGAGTATATGGGGTTTTTGAACTCCCTGAAGGATTAATTCTGAGACATCATACCATGAAACATATATCAAAACTAACTGAAGAATATGAAGAATTAATATTTGAAAAAACAATTTTTAAAACGATGAATGGCAATATTTCCAATGGTTTTTACTACGTGGGACGGAAAAAGTGA
- a CDS encoding HAD family hydrolase: MEIKNKISLILFDMDGLMFDTQTLGIQTWIKAGKSQGIDISESIVTESFGLDIHGAKKVFKKHLGNNFPYYDIRSLRLKYTNDHINENGVPVKNGLYELIEFLDEKTVFKAVATSTERERTERLLCSAGVKDKFDIIICGDEVSNGKPEPEIFLAAARKMNCKTDECVVLEDSLNGIIAASKANMIPLLVSDAKKPSKEIEKLTAKTFNSLYEVKNFFKTLDL, encoded by the coding sequence ATGGAAATAAAAAACAAGATTTCTCTTATCCTATTTGATATGGATGGATTGATGTTTGACACACAGACTTTGGGAATACAAACCTGGATAAAAGCTGGAAAAAGTCAGGGTATTGACATTTCTGAGTCAATTGTCACAGAATCATTTGGTCTAGATATCCACGGTGCAAAAAAGGTGTTTAAGAAACATTTAGGGAATAATTTCCCTTATTATGATATTAGGAGTTTAAGGTTAAAGTATACCAACGATCATATAAACGAAAATGGGGTTCCTGTAAAAAACGGGCTTTATGAATTGATTGAATTTTTGGATGAGAAAACAGTATTTAAGGCAGTGGCCACATCCACAGAAAGGGAAAGAACAGAACGTTTATTGTGTTCTGCCGGGGTTAAAGATAAATTCGATATTATAATATGTGGAGATGAAGTTTCCAATGGTAAACCCGAACCAGAAATATTTCTAGCTGCAGCTAGAAAAATGAATTGCAAAACAGATGAATGTGTGGTTCTGGAAGACTCACTTAATGGCATTATAGCTGCTTCAAAGGCAAATATGATTCCTTTACTGGTATCTGATGCTAAAAAACCATCAAAAGAGATTGAAAAATTAACCGCAAAGACTTTTAACTCTCTTTATGAGGTAAAAAATTTTTTTAAGACACTGGATCTTTAA
- a CDS encoding HEAT repeat domain-containing protein → MSSDEIKRRNREKRGQITPEDLKPYSNSPDNHLIELLNDDHPQKRTISATLLGKKQIIKAVIPLTSALKQEKALYSRIAISRALSEIGEPSITPLIDILGEIGNNQETQLPQKYFNKKSYPLARDMAARTLVKIGKPATLPLIKIFKDENSFKVQQAIDAVGGIAAKTNDERGLKSLISLFQSSLEKHDKLTSWKIVRALGGFRNCEDATGPLLAVIEHAMENEDDFPIIWESVRSLGQIRVGNSQIMNLLLELSHHQNSEISKASKIAMKQFDN, encoded by the coding sequence ATGAGTTCGGATGAAATTAAGAGGAGGAATCGAGAAAAAAGGGGACAAATCACACCAGAAGATCTAAAACCCTATTCTAACTCTCCTGACAACCATTTAATTGAGTTATTGAATGATGATCATCCCCAAAAAAGGACTATTTCTGCAACCCTCCTGGGAAAAAAACAGATTATAAAAGCTGTGATACCTCTTACTTCTGCGTTAAAGCAGGAAAAAGCATTGTATTCTCGAATTGCAATTTCAAGAGCATTATCCGAAATAGGGGAACCTTCAATTACTCCGTTAATAGACATTTTAGGTGAAATTGGAAATAATCAGGAAACTCAACTTCCCCAGAAATATTTCAACAAGAAAAGTTACCCCCTGGCTAGGGACATGGCAGCTAGAACACTGGTTAAAATAGGGAAACCAGCAACTCTTCCCCTTATAAAAATATTCAAAGATGAAAACAGTTTTAAAGTCCAACAGGCCATAGATGCAGTGGGGGGAATAGCAGCCAAAACCAATGATGAAAGGGGGTTAAAATCCTTAATTAGTCTTTTCCAATCCTCCTTGGAGAAGCATGACAAACTTACTTCATGGAAAATAGTCAGGGCTTTAGGCGGGTTTCGAAATTGTGAAGATGCCACCGGCCCCCTATTGGCGGTGATAGAACATGCCATGGAAAATGAGGATGATTTCCCGATCATCTGGGAATCAGTGCGTAGTTTAGGCCAAATTAGAGTTGGAAATTCTCAAATAATGAACTTACTATTGGAGTTATCCCATCATCAAAATTCAGAAATTAGCAAAGCATCTAAAATTGCTATGAAACAGTTTGACAATTAA
- the msrB gene encoding peptide-methionine (R)-S-oxide reductase MsrB: MGTPLNSNGLIPIYFIDSNEIKLVEKIVKTDEEWKKILSPEQFNVARKNGTELAFTGKYHNCHEDGIYQCVCCGTDLFNSQAKFDSGTGWPSFWEPVAEENVKTKTDRSLFMVRTEVLCARCDSHLGHVFDDGPPPTGLRFCMNSASLNLVKK, translated from the coding sequence ATGGGAACCCCACTTAACTCTAATGGTCTTATTCCAATTTATTTCATTGATTCTAATGAGATTAAACTGGTTGAAAAAATTGTTAAGACTGATGAAGAGTGGAAGAAGATTTTGAGTCCAGAACAATTTAATGTTGCCCGAAAAAATGGGACTGAACTTGCTTTCACTGGTAAGTATCATAATTGCCATGAAGACGGAATTTATCAGTGTGTATGCTGTGGTACTGATCTTTTCAATTCACAGGCTAAATTTGATTCTGGAACTGGATGGCCCAGTTTCTGGGAACCTGTTGCAGAAGAAAATGTTAAAACTAAAACAGACCGTAGTTTATTCATGGTGCGTACTGAGGTGCTTTGCGCCCGCTGTGATTCTCATCTAGGTCATGTTTTTGATGATGGCCCACCACCCACTGGCTTGCGTTTTTGTATGAATTCAGCTTCCCTTAATCTGGTTAAAAAATGA